In one Siniperca chuatsi isolate FFG_IHB_CAS linkage group LG14, ASM2008510v1, whole genome shotgun sequence genomic region, the following are encoded:
- the hyou1 gene encoding hypoxia up-regulated protein 1 isoform X2, producing MGARKLALVALFCLVLAMLPSHTVAVAVMSVDLGSEWMKMAIVKPGVPMEIVLNKESRRKTPTAVCLKENERLFGDSALGVSVKNPKTVYRHLQSLLGKKYDNLQVALYQKRFPEHQLQEDPVRGTVYFKNSEEMQYTPEELLGMVLNYSCGLAQDFAEQPIKDAVITVPAFFNQAERRAVLQAAQMAGLKVLQLINDNTAVALNYGVFRRKDIDNTAKNVMFYDMGSGSTTATIVSYQTVKTKESGTQPQLQIRGVGFDRGLGGFEMDMRLRDHLAKLFNEQKKSKKDVRENQRAMAKLLKEAQRLKTVLSANVDFMAQVEGLMDDIDFKAKVTRTEFEELCADLFERVPRPVEDALTAAEMKLDEIEQVILVGGSTRVPKVQEVLLKAVGKEELGKNINADEAAAMGAVYQAAALSKAFKVKPFLVRDAAVFPIQVEFTRETEEEGIKTLKHNKRILFQRMAPYPQRKVITFNRYNDDFAFDINYGDLSFLSQEDISVFGSLNLTTVKLSGVGSSFQKHADAESKGIKAHFNMDESGVLLLDRVESVFETIVEEKEEESTLTKLGNTISTLFGGGSSEPAANVTEPVQDEEEVPPESGKDGKGEDSKDEAQKDEVAKENQENSEKSTDEEKSQEKTEEAGSKTDAKEKDGEKSVNAEAEKDAEKKAKPQKKSKISEDITVELIINDILNPTADDVTSSKKMLQDLTDRDLAKQEREKTLNSLEAFIFETQDKLYQEDYQLVVSEEEKEQIAAKLSEASDWMDEEGYAATTKQLREKLSQLKSLCKDMFFRVEERRKLPDRLAALDSMLNTSSFFLRSARLIPEDDQIFTEVELNMLEKVINETTTWKNETVAEQEKRSPKERPILLSKDIESKLALLDREVNYLLNKAKFAKPKAKAKAKNSTSTDKSSKANNTAEEKVIPPTEESTDTKSESPEEAQPGEAPSTEESTVHTDSDSLSQPTEETTTTGPTEKAPPENHIEDEL from the exons ATGGGGGCGAGGAAGCTGGCGCTGGTTGCTCTCTTCTGCCTTGTTCTGGCAATGTTGCCTTCTCACACAG TGGCTGTAGCGGTCATGTCAGTTGACCTGGGCAGTGAGTGGATGAAAATGGCGATAGTGAAACCTGGCGTGCCGATGGAGATTGTTCTCAACAA GGAGTCAAGGAGGAAAACGCCCACGGCTGTATGTCTCAAGGAAAATGAAAGACTTTTTGGAGACAGTGCACTAGGAGTG TCTGTGAAGAACCCCAAAACTGTTTATAGACACCTCCAAAGCCTCCTGGGCAAGAAGTACGACAACCTCCAGGTGGCGCTCTACCAGAAACGTTTCCCTGAGCACCAGCTGCAGGAGGACCCAGTCAGAGGCACAGTTTACTTTAAAAACTCAGA AGAAATGCAGTACACACCTGAGGAGCTCCTCGGGATGGTGCTCAATTATTCTTGTGGACTGGCTCAGGACTTTGCAG AACAACCAATCAAAGATGCAGTGATCACCGTCCCAGCCTTTTTCAACCAGGCAGAGCGCAGGGCAGTCCTGCAGGCTGCACAGATGGCCGGTCTAAAGGTTCTTCAGCTCATCAACGACAACACAGCCGTGGCCCTGAACTATGGGGTCTTCAGGAGGAAAGATATCGACAACACAGCTAAG AATGTGATGTTTTATGATATGGGCTCGGGCAGCACCACTGCCACCATCGTCTCTTATCAGACAGTCAAAACCAAGGAGTCTGGCACCCAGCCCCAGCTACAGATCAGAGGTGTCGG GTTTGACCGTGGGTTGGGGGGCTTTGAGATGGACATGCGACTCCGGGACCACCTGGCCAAACTGTTCAACGAGCAGAAAAAGAGCAAGAAAGATGTAAGGGAGAACCAGCGGGCCATGGCCAAGCTGCTCAAAGAGGCTCAGAGGCTCAAGACGGTGCTTAGTGCAAATGTGGACTTCATGGCCCAG gtggaAGGTTTGATGGATGACATTGACTTCAAAGCTAAGGTGACCAGGACTGAGTTTGAAGAGCTGTGTGCTGATCTTTTCGAAAGAGTGCCTCGCCCAGTGGAGGATGCCCTCACAGCCGCAGAAATGAAGCTG GATGAAATTGAGCAGGTGATTTTAGTAGGTGGCTCCACCCGTGTCCCCAAGGTTCAGGAAGTGCTGCTCAAAGCTGTGGGGAA AGAGGAGCTGGGGAAGAACATCAATGCAGACGAGGCAGCAGCCATGGGTGCTGTGTACCAGGCTGCTGCCCTCAGCAAGGCCTTCAAGGTCAAACCGTTCCTGGTCCGAGACGCAGCTGTCTTCCCAATTCAG GTGGAGTTCACCCGTGAGACGGAGGAAGAGGGGATAAAAACCCTGAAACACAATAAACGTATCCTCTTCCAGAGGATGGCGCCCTACCCCCAGCGCAAGGTCATTACATTCAACCGCTACAACGATGACTTTGCTTTCGACATCAACTACGGCGACCTCAGCTTCCTGAGTCAGGAGGACATCAG tgtgtttggttCTCTGAACCTGACCACAGTCAAACTGTCTGGAGTAGGCAGCAGCTTTCAGAAGCATGCAGATGCAGAGTCTAAAGGCATCAAAGCCCATTTCAACATGGATGAAAGTGGAGTGCTCCTGCTGGATCGG GTGGAGTCTGTCTTTGAAACTATtgtggaggaaaaagaagaggaatcAACATTAACTA AACTGGGTAACACAATTTCCACCTTGTTTGGAGGAGGATCGTCAGAACCTGCCGCAAATGTAACTGAACCTGTCCAG gatgaggaggaagtgCCTCCAGAGTCTGGAAAGGACGGCAAGGGCGAGGACAGTAAGGACGAGGCCCAGAAGGACGAGGTAGCCAAGGAGAATCAGGAAAATTCTGAGAAAAGTACAGATGAAGAGAAAAGTcaggagaagacagaggaggcaggCAGCAAGACTGATGCCAAG GAAAAGGACGGCGAGAAATCTGTAAATGCTGAGGCAGAGAAGGATGCGGAAAAGAAggcaaaacctcagaaaaagaGCAAGATCTCTGAAGACATCACAGTGGAACTCATCATCAATGACATCCTCAACCCCACTGCagatgatgtcacttcctctaAGAAGAT gTTGCAGGATTTGACAGACAGAGACCTGGCCAAACAGGAAAGGGAAAAGACACTTAACAGTCTGGAAGCTTTTATCTTTGAGACACAG GACAAGCTGTACCAGGAGGATTACCAGCTGGTGGtgtcagaggaggagaaggagcagaTCGCCGCCAAACTGAGCGAGGCATCGGATTGGATGGACGAGGAAGGCTACGCGGCCACCACCAAGcagctgagagagaagctgtCTCAGCTGAAGAGCCTGTGCAAGGACATGTTTTTCAGGGTGGAGGAGCGACGCAAGTTGCCGGACCGCCTGGCCGCCCTAGACAGCATGCTAAACACCTCCAGCTTCTTCTTGAG gaGTGCCAGACTGATTCCAGAGGATGACCAAATCTTCACTGAAGTTGAGCTGAATATGTTAGAAAAAGTGATCAACGAAACAACG ACGTGGAAGAATGAGACGGTAGCAGAGCAGGAGAAACGCTCTCCAAAGGAGCGGCCCATCCTACTGTCCAAAGACATAGAGTCCAAACTAGCTCTGCTGGATCGAGAGGTCAACTACTTGCTCAACAAAGCAAAGTTTGCCAAGCCGAAGGCTAAAGCCAAAGCCAAGAACAGCACCAGCACTGATAAAAGCAGCAAGGCCAATAACACAGCCGAGGAGAAAGTCATCCCTCCCACAGAGGAGAGCACGGACACCAAGAGTG
- the hyou1 gene encoding hypoxia up-regulated protein 1 isoform X1: MGARKLALVALFCLVLAMLPSHTVAVAVMSVDLGSEWMKMAIVKPGVPMEIVLNKESRRKTPTAVCLKENERLFGDSALGVSVKNPKTVYRHLQSLLGKKYDNLQVALYQKRFPEHQLQEDPVRGTVYFKNSEEMQYTPEELLGMVLNYSCGLAQDFAEQPIKDAVITVPAFFNQAERRAVLQAAQMAGLKVLQLINDNTAVALNYGVFRRKDIDNTAKNVMFYDMGSGSTTATIVSYQTVKTKESGTQPQLQIRGVGFDRGLGGFEMDMRLRDHLAKLFNEQKKSKKDVRENQRAMAKLLKEAQRLKTVLSANVDFMAQVEGLMDDIDFKAKVTRTEFEELCADLFERVPRPVEDALTAAEMKLDEIEQVILVGGSTRVPKVQEVLLKAVGKEELGKNINADEAAAMGAVYQAAALSKAFKVKPFLVRDAAVFPIQVEFTRETEEEGIKTLKHNKRILFQRMAPYPQRKVITFNRYNDDFAFDINYGDLSFLSQEDISVFGSLNLTTVKLSGVGSSFQKHADAESKGIKAHFNMDESGVLLLDRVESVFETIVEEKEEESTLTKLGNTISTLFGGGSSEPAANVTEPVQDEEEVPPESGKDGKGEDSKDEAQKDEVAKENQENSEKSTDEEKSQEKTEEAGSKTDAKEEKDGEKSVNAEAEKDAEKKAKPQKKSKISEDITVELIINDILNPTADDVTSSKKMLQDLTDRDLAKQEREKTLNSLEAFIFETQDKLYQEDYQLVVSEEEKEQIAAKLSEASDWMDEEGYAATTKQLREKLSQLKSLCKDMFFRVEERRKLPDRLAALDSMLNTSSFFLRSARLIPEDDQIFTEVELNMLEKVINETTTWKNETVAEQEKRSPKERPILLSKDIESKLALLDREVNYLLNKAKFAKPKAKAKAKNSTSTDKSSKANNTAEEKVIPPTEESTDTKSESPEEAQPGEAPSTEESTVHTDSDSLSQPTEETTTTGPTEKAPPENHIEDEL; encoded by the exons ATGGGGGCGAGGAAGCTGGCGCTGGTTGCTCTCTTCTGCCTTGTTCTGGCAATGTTGCCTTCTCACACAG TGGCTGTAGCGGTCATGTCAGTTGACCTGGGCAGTGAGTGGATGAAAATGGCGATAGTGAAACCTGGCGTGCCGATGGAGATTGTTCTCAACAA GGAGTCAAGGAGGAAAACGCCCACGGCTGTATGTCTCAAGGAAAATGAAAGACTTTTTGGAGACAGTGCACTAGGAGTG TCTGTGAAGAACCCCAAAACTGTTTATAGACACCTCCAAAGCCTCCTGGGCAAGAAGTACGACAACCTCCAGGTGGCGCTCTACCAGAAACGTTTCCCTGAGCACCAGCTGCAGGAGGACCCAGTCAGAGGCACAGTTTACTTTAAAAACTCAGA AGAAATGCAGTACACACCTGAGGAGCTCCTCGGGATGGTGCTCAATTATTCTTGTGGACTGGCTCAGGACTTTGCAG AACAACCAATCAAAGATGCAGTGATCACCGTCCCAGCCTTTTTCAACCAGGCAGAGCGCAGGGCAGTCCTGCAGGCTGCACAGATGGCCGGTCTAAAGGTTCTTCAGCTCATCAACGACAACACAGCCGTGGCCCTGAACTATGGGGTCTTCAGGAGGAAAGATATCGACAACACAGCTAAG AATGTGATGTTTTATGATATGGGCTCGGGCAGCACCACTGCCACCATCGTCTCTTATCAGACAGTCAAAACCAAGGAGTCTGGCACCCAGCCCCAGCTACAGATCAGAGGTGTCGG GTTTGACCGTGGGTTGGGGGGCTTTGAGATGGACATGCGACTCCGGGACCACCTGGCCAAACTGTTCAACGAGCAGAAAAAGAGCAAGAAAGATGTAAGGGAGAACCAGCGGGCCATGGCCAAGCTGCTCAAAGAGGCTCAGAGGCTCAAGACGGTGCTTAGTGCAAATGTGGACTTCATGGCCCAG gtggaAGGTTTGATGGATGACATTGACTTCAAAGCTAAGGTGACCAGGACTGAGTTTGAAGAGCTGTGTGCTGATCTTTTCGAAAGAGTGCCTCGCCCAGTGGAGGATGCCCTCACAGCCGCAGAAATGAAGCTG GATGAAATTGAGCAGGTGATTTTAGTAGGTGGCTCCACCCGTGTCCCCAAGGTTCAGGAAGTGCTGCTCAAAGCTGTGGGGAA AGAGGAGCTGGGGAAGAACATCAATGCAGACGAGGCAGCAGCCATGGGTGCTGTGTACCAGGCTGCTGCCCTCAGCAAGGCCTTCAAGGTCAAACCGTTCCTGGTCCGAGACGCAGCTGTCTTCCCAATTCAG GTGGAGTTCACCCGTGAGACGGAGGAAGAGGGGATAAAAACCCTGAAACACAATAAACGTATCCTCTTCCAGAGGATGGCGCCCTACCCCCAGCGCAAGGTCATTACATTCAACCGCTACAACGATGACTTTGCTTTCGACATCAACTACGGCGACCTCAGCTTCCTGAGTCAGGAGGACATCAG tgtgtttggttCTCTGAACCTGACCACAGTCAAACTGTCTGGAGTAGGCAGCAGCTTTCAGAAGCATGCAGATGCAGAGTCTAAAGGCATCAAAGCCCATTTCAACATGGATGAAAGTGGAGTGCTCCTGCTGGATCGG GTGGAGTCTGTCTTTGAAACTATtgtggaggaaaaagaagaggaatcAACATTAACTA AACTGGGTAACACAATTTCCACCTTGTTTGGAGGAGGATCGTCAGAACCTGCCGCAAATGTAACTGAACCTGTCCAG gatgaggaggaagtgCCTCCAGAGTCTGGAAAGGACGGCAAGGGCGAGGACAGTAAGGACGAGGCCCAGAAGGACGAGGTAGCCAAGGAGAATCAGGAAAATTCTGAGAAAAGTACAGATGAAGAGAAAAGTcaggagaagacagaggaggcaggCAGCAAGACTGATGCCAAG GAGGAAAAGGACGGCGAGAAATCTGTAAATGCTGAGGCAGAGAAGGATGCGGAAAAGAAggcaaaacctcagaaaaagaGCAAGATCTCTGAAGACATCACAGTGGAACTCATCATCAATGACATCCTCAACCCCACTGCagatgatgtcacttcctctaAGAAGAT gTTGCAGGATTTGACAGACAGAGACCTGGCCAAACAGGAAAGGGAAAAGACACTTAACAGTCTGGAAGCTTTTATCTTTGAGACACAG GACAAGCTGTACCAGGAGGATTACCAGCTGGTGGtgtcagaggaggagaaggagcagaTCGCCGCCAAACTGAGCGAGGCATCGGATTGGATGGACGAGGAAGGCTACGCGGCCACCACCAAGcagctgagagagaagctgtCTCAGCTGAAGAGCCTGTGCAAGGACATGTTTTTCAGGGTGGAGGAGCGACGCAAGTTGCCGGACCGCCTGGCCGCCCTAGACAGCATGCTAAACACCTCCAGCTTCTTCTTGAG gaGTGCCAGACTGATTCCAGAGGATGACCAAATCTTCACTGAAGTTGAGCTGAATATGTTAGAAAAAGTGATCAACGAAACAACG ACGTGGAAGAATGAGACGGTAGCAGAGCAGGAGAAACGCTCTCCAAAGGAGCGGCCCATCCTACTGTCCAAAGACATAGAGTCCAAACTAGCTCTGCTGGATCGAGAGGTCAACTACTTGCTCAACAAAGCAAAGTTTGCCAAGCCGAAGGCTAAAGCCAAAGCCAAGAACAGCACCAGCACTGATAAAAGCAGCAAGGCCAATAACACAGCCGAGGAGAAAGTCATCCCTCCCACAGAGGAGAGCACGGACACCAAGAGTG
- the hyou1 gene encoding hypoxia up-regulated protein 1 isoform X3: MGARKLALVALFCLVLAMLPSHTVAVAVMSVDLGSEWMKMAIVKPGVPMEIVLNKESRRKTPTAVCLKENERLFGDSALGVSVKNPKTVYRHLQSLLGKKYDNLQVALYQKRFPEHQLQEDPVRGTVYFKNSEEMQYTPEELLGMVLNYSCGLAQDFAEQPIKDAVITVPAFFNQAERRAVLQAAQMAGLKVLQLINDNTAVALNYGVFRRKDIDNTAKNVMFYDMGSGSTTATIVSYQTVKTKESGTQPQLQIRGVGFDRGLGGFEMDMRLRDHLAKLFNEQKKSKKDVRENQRAMAKLLKEAQRLKTVLSANVDFMAQVEGLMDDIDFKAKVTRTEFEELCADLFERVPRPVEDALTAAEMKLDEIEQVILVGGSTRVPKVQEVLLKAVGKEELGKNINAALSKAFKVKPFLVRDAAVFPIQVEFTRETEEEGIKTLKHNKRILFQRMAPYPQRKVITFNRYNDDFAFDINYGDLSFLSQEDISVFGSLNLTTVKLSGVGSSFQKHADAESKGIKAHFNMDESGVLLLDRVESVFETIVEEKEEESTLTKLGNTISTLFGGGSSEPAANVTEPVQDEEEVPPESGKDGKGEDSKDEAQKDEVAKENQENSEKSTDEEKSQEKTEEAGSKTDAKEEKDGEKSVNAEAEKDAEKKAKPQKKSKISEDITVELIINDILNPTADDVTSSKKMLQDLTDRDLAKQEREKTLNSLEAFIFETQDKLYQEDYQLVVSEEEKEQIAAKLSEASDWMDEEGYAATTKQLREKLSQLKSLCKDMFFRVEERRKLPDRLAALDSMLNTSSFFLRSARLIPEDDQIFTEVELNMLEKVINETTTWKNETVAEQEKRSPKERPILLSKDIESKLALLDREVNYLLNKAKFAKPKAKAKAKNSTSTDKSSKANNTAEEKVIPPTEESTDTKSESPEEAQPGEAPSTEESTVHTDSDSLSQPTEETTTTGPTEKAPPENHIEDEL, from the exons ATGGGGGCGAGGAAGCTGGCGCTGGTTGCTCTCTTCTGCCTTGTTCTGGCAATGTTGCCTTCTCACACAG TGGCTGTAGCGGTCATGTCAGTTGACCTGGGCAGTGAGTGGATGAAAATGGCGATAGTGAAACCTGGCGTGCCGATGGAGATTGTTCTCAACAA GGAGTCAAGGAGGAAAACGCCCACGGCTGTATGTCTCAAGGAAAATGAAAGACTTTTTGGAGACAGTGCACTAGGAGTG TCTGTGAAGAACCCCAAAACTGTTTATAGACACCTCCAAAGCCTCCTGGGCAAGAAGTACGACAACCTCCAGGTGGCGCTCTACCAGAAACGTTTCCCTGAGCACCAGCTGCAGGAGGACCCAGTCAGAGGCACAGTTTACTTTAAAAACTCAGA AGAAATGCAGTACACACCTGAGGAGCTCCTCGGGATGGTGCTCAATTATTCTTGTGGACTGGCTCAGGACTTTGCAG AACAACCAATCAAAGATGCAGTGATCACCGTCCCAGCCTTTTTCAACCAGGCAGAGCGCAGGGCAGTCCTGCAGGCTGCACAGATGGCCGGTCTAAAGGTTCTTCAGCTCATCAACGACAACACAGCCGTGGCCCTGAACTATGGGGTCTTCAGGAGGAAAGATATCGACAACACAGCTAAG AATGTGATGTTTTATGATATGGGCTCGGGCAGCACCACTGCCACCATCGTCTCTTATCAGACAGTCAAAACCAAGGAGTCTGGCACCCAGCCCCAGCTACAGATCAGAGGTGTCGG GTTTGACCGTGGGTTGGGGGGCTTTGAGATGGACATGCGACTCCGGGACCACCTGGCCAAACTGTTCAACGAGCAGAAAAAGAGCAAGAAAGATGTAAGGGAGAACCAGCGGGCCATGGCCAAGCTGCTCAAAGAGGCTCAGAGGCTCAAGACGGTGCTTAGTGCAAATGTGGACTTCATGGCCCAG gtggaAGGTTTGATGGATGACATTGACTTCAAAGCTAAGGTGACCAGGACTGAGTTTGAAGAGCTGTGTGCTGATCTTTTCGAAAGAGTGCCTCGCCCAGTGGAGGATGCCCTCACAGCCGCAGAAATGAAGCTG GATGAAATTGAGCAGGTGATTTTAGTAGGTGGCTCCACCCGTGTCCCCAAGGTTCAGGAAGTGCTGCTCAAAGCTGTGGGGAA AGAGGAGCTGGGGAAGAACATCAA TGCTGCCCTCAGCAAGGCCTTCAAGGTCAAACCGTTCCTGGTCCGAGACGCAGCTGTCTTCCCAATTCAG GTGGAGTTCACCCGTGAGACGGAGGAAGAGGGGATAAAAACCCTGAAACACAATAAACGTATCCTCTTCCAGAGGATGGCGCCCTACCCCCAGCGCAAGGTCATTACATTCAACCGCTACAACGATGACTTTGCTTTCGACATCAACTACGGCGACCTCAGCTTCCTGAGTCAGGAGGACATCAG tgtgtttggttCTCTGAACCTGACCACAGTCAAACTGTCTGGAGTAGGCAGCAGCTTTCAGAAGCATGCAGATGCAGAGTCTAAAGGCATCAAAGCCCATTTCAACATGGATGAAAGTGGAGTGCTCCTGCTGGATCGG GTGGAGTCTGTCTTTGAAACTATtgtggaggaaaaagaagaggaatcAACATTAACTA AACTGGGTAACACAATTTCCACCTTGTTTGGAGGAGGATCGTCAGAACCTGCCGCAAATGTAACTGAACCTGTCCAG gatgaggaggaagtgCCTCCAGAGTCTGGAAAGGACGGCAAGGGCGAGGACAGTAAGGACGAGGCCCAGAAGGACGAGGTAGCCAAGGAGAATCAGGAAAATTCTGAGAAAAGTACAGATGAAGAGAAAAGTcaggagaagacagaggaggcaggCAGCAAGACTGATGCCAAG GAGGAAAAGGACGGCGAGAAATCTGTAAATGCTGAGGCAGAGAAGGATGCGGAAAAGAAggcaaaacctcagaaaaagaGCAAGATCTCTGAAGACATCACAGTGGAACTCATCATCAATGACATCCTCAACCCCACTGCagatgatgtcacttcctctaAGAAGAT gTTGCAGGATTTGACAGACAGAGACCTGGCCAAACAGGAAAGGGAAAAGACACTTAACAGTCTGGAAGCTTTTATCTTTGAGACACAG GACAAGCTGTACCAGGAGGATTACCAGCTGGTGGtgtcagaggaggagaaggagcagaTCGCCGCCAAACTGAGCGAGGCATCGGATTGGATGGACGAGGAAGGCTACGCGGCCACCACCAAGcagctgagagagaagctgtCTCAGCTGAAGAGCCTGTGCAAGGACATGTTTTTCAGGGTGGAGGAGCGACGCAAGTTGCCGGACCGCCTGGCCGCCCTAGACAGCATGCTAAACACCTCCAGCTTCTTCTTGAG gaGTGCCAGACTGATTCCAGAGGATGACCAAATCTTCACTGAAGTTGAGCTGAATATGTTAGAAAAAGTGATCAACGAAACAACG ACGTGGAAGAATGAGACGGTAGCAGAGCAGGAGAAACGCTCTCCAAAGGAGCGGCCCATCCTACTGTCCAAAGACATAGAGTCCAAACTAGCTCTGCTGGATCGAGAGGTCAACTACTTGCTCAACAAAGCAAAGTTTGCCAAGCCGAAGGCTAAAGCCAAAGCCAAGAACAGCACCAGCACTGATAAAAGCAGCAAGGCCAATAACACAGCCGAGGAGAAAGTCATCCCTCCCACAGAGGAGAGCACGGACACCAAGAGTG